GAATGTTGATTAATTCCTTTTTCAAATGAATAATAAACAAACGAAGTTGGCACAAAACCAGAAATTCAAGTGCATCACCTGTGGCGCTGGTCTATGCCTGTCTGCTGAATAGTGTTCTCCACCGGTAAAGATTTCTGCTTTCTACCAAACACCAGACCTGGTTTCCTTCAGCAGCCGTTTAAATATTTGTGTCTaagaataaaacaaaagaaacatcTGACCATCATTAAGGCGGAGTGAAATTATTTAAATGTCTATTTTGAAACATCCTTTTAGATATCAGCTCTAAACTTTTGGTAACTGcttaaaataaaaactgttttatGTTAAAAGTATAATTAAACATCTAATAATAATGATCATGTTATTTTTAGCTTAAAGAAAAAACAAATTAGCATATTTTTAAAGATAAAGTATTTACAGTGAGTGGATGGCCTACTAAGCGCTTTCAATGAGGCTAAATAAGTGTCTTCCTAGCTTTTGTTTCTGAAACAAAAGTCTGGAAGTAAAAAGTGGAAAGTCTGTAATGTAAAAAACAGGCTAGAAACGATAAGCTAGCAAACCTGAAAGATCTGTGCAAATTACGGTTCATGGCTTTCACAACTAGGCAAACTTCGGACAGACGCTACGATTAGAGGATGATATTGCACATCAACGGTTGAGTTTACAGTAAAACATCTACTCTCACGTTCATGCATAGGTTTAAAAGcagaaacaaatgaaataaaAGTCAAACGTTATTGGTGTATGCTTGCCTAAACACTGGAACAGACTTGTAATAAACAACACGGCTTCAGTGTTTTTAGAGAACACATTCCCTCGGTAGGGAGGAGCTGAATGAAAACATCACAGAAAGAGGAGATGATGGTAACAGTTAGTCGTTTTCTCTTCTGTCTTAATGTAACATTAAATTCTTAAGATGACCTGTTTTATCAGTGCCTGTTAGTTAAGTCCACAGTGTGGCACCAGCACAGTGTCACTCCTGAAGTGGTGTATTCCCGCCGGCGCCGCCTCAGCCCAAAGCACTGGCCCACTGAACTCCAAACCCTACTGAGGCACAAACTTCTCCTGCTCAAAGATGAGGTCGACAGCTTCTGCCACGTCCTTCACGATGTGGCCCGGCTCCACCAGCGCGGGGTCAAACCTGAAGTCCCTGTGCCCGTGGAACACGGTCTCCTTGATGCAGCTGTTTGCGTCGGACGGCACCGCCGCGTTAGGATTGTACACCCCCGTGCAAACTAGTATAGACTTACAGGAAGTGGCAGAAGGCAGCGCAAGTTCGCTTTCCCACAGGCTGTCCAACTCCTCTTCCCTGGGCACGGTGGCACTGGACCCCGTGGCAGCCGCAACCTTGGCAACAGCTTTTGGGTTCTTTCTGGCAACTCGCTCCTCTAGGAATCGATTGTACATATTGGCTCCGTATATATCAGTCATCAGGTTGTCTCTGAGGATGAAAGGAGGGAAAATGTTTCACCTCTTTGCAGCTGATGAAGGGAAAgccaaaaagcagcagaaaagaagaagtgaaagaaacaCACACGCTCTGAAACTAAAACATCAGATTTTTATGCTAACTCGTGCGTGGCCAACCCAATCAGCAGCTCATTTCCCACATCATCAGTTAGAAACAAAACCACATGGAAGTACCGTTTCCTCTGCAGCTCCGTACCTTTTCTTTAaatgaaatctgtctgcagagagAACGTGACAGCTCACCCTATAGCATAAAGGGAGGTGATGGGAAGCTTCCACTGCCTCTGCTCAGCCTGGCTTCTGATCAGGAACTCTGCAAAATGATAAGTCAGTTCACTGGGTTTTCCCATGAGAGCCTCATACTTCAGGTCTCTGCCGGTGATCTTCTTGTAGATGTTCTCGAGGCACACGAGAAACGTCCCGTGGCCGAacctgaaaatgacaccaaactgCTGCGTTCACCACAAAGACCAACAGCTTCTGGGTCAGCACTGGTTTTATTTTTGCTTCCTCTCAGAATTACCGTGGCGAGTTGGCCTCGGCCATCCACATAAGGTCCATGTTACAGGCCAACAGGGGAAGGTGAGGCGTAGCGTGGGTGTGGTGAGGACTGCTGAGGTTGCCGTTGGTCAACAGGACGTCTATTATCAGCTGCAGGTGGGTCTCCCATCGAATCGGCTCCCCGAACAAAACCACAGCTGAAACGTAGACAAAGTTTAAAAGTTTGAGATTTCAAAGTTGAAAAAATGACACAATGATGAAAGTTGTTCTCTACCTTCGACTTCAGGAAGGGAAACAACAGAACTGGACTGAAACGAAAGAATGAAACCTCAGTATGTGCTTTGTCACACCACTGAATGAAGGCTAAAATGTCACCTACAGGCAGTTTGGGTCGTCTGTTGTGATCCACCATGTCTAGCAATGGAAAGGACTCCCTCACCATGTCGATACTGACTACGTTCTTAAAGCCCACGCTGAAAACGGAACATAAGGAGGAATTAGAACAATCATCATGTTTCAGGTTAAAAATATTATAATGACTATTCAGAGAGATTCTAGCAAAGCTAAAATTTTAATGTACTTGTGAGCAATTTCCAGGACCGGCCCCTGTCCCGACACCAAAACACACTTCTCATGAAACTTCTTAAACATCCTGAGAGGACTGTGTGACATGATGACTTGATCTTGAGTGAtctgaaaacaaaacaagaaatgGAGGGGTTAACAGCAGAGAAGTCAGAGAGGATCAGCCCAAAAGATGGCAGCCTGTTTGATCTGGACACAACAGCCATGAGAGCTAAGGAAGCTGGTTATCACAACTCACCGGCACTCCCAGGATGTGAGAGAGCTGATCTGCTTTCGTCTGCCGGAGGCAGTTCCCTGCATTTGTGACAAAAACAAGCGGCACCACAAACTGTCCCTGAGAGTCGACCAGCTTCTGGAAGGCCCTTTGTGCTGCAGGGATTAGCATCCTTCCTCGGACGAGCACCCCATCGATGTCAAACAACAGCCCGAATCTTGGCTGGGGCTGCAGACAGAGAGACACTGCTCATCAGGAACACCATGTTCAACCAACAGAAAAAGCATGATGCCTTTAGAAAAATGGATGTTGACAGTCCACAATGAAAAATGAAATAACTCCTGCATATGTTTATTAGGTTTATTCGATCTGATCACAAATAATTCAGATTTATTAGATCACAGGATACATGTTTATTATATATGTGTAATGACACCCACACGTGTTAGCCATCAGTATCTTGAAATAGTTGCCAACATTAAATGAGCCTGGAAGAgaatccagtgtgtgtgtgtgtgttttttaccgTGTCACGATTAATTTAAAAGctaaaaaaacatgttctgggtgTTTTGTTCTAATTTATTGATTATCTAAGAGTAGCACGACACTAAAGGCAGTTTTCTCCTGATGAAGGAACAGTCTGCTGCTGTCAATCATGCCCGCCCGCAGCTCACCAAGTTGGATGAAACGTTGcagtaatattaataataataataactgtttGGTCACAAACAACCAGAGGAAAAGGAAGGGACAGTGTGGCCTGGTAAGCAGCAACAGCTCCAGCCGTACCTTGTTAGACTGAGTTCCGCAAAACCCGCACCGAGAACCGACGACCCCAGCTTTTTGCCTCGCTGGACG
The sequence above is a segment of the Nothobranchius furzeri strain GRZ-AD chromosome 15, NfurGRZ-RIMD1, whole genome shotgun sequence genome. Coding sequences within it:
- the LOC107391094 gene encoding haloacid dehalogenase-like hydrolase domain-containing 5, yielding MRRLSALFRALHTLSNRPARQKAGVVGSRCGFCGTQSNKPQPRFGLLFDIDGVLVRGRMLIPAAQRAFQKLVDSQGQFVVPLVFVTNAGNCLRQTKADQLSHILGVPITQDQVIMSHSPLRMFKKFHEKCVLVSGQGPVLEIAHNVGFKNVVSIDMVRESFPLLDMVDHNRRPKLPSSSVVSLPEVEAVVLFGEPIRWETHLQLIIDVLLTNGNLSSPHHTHATPHLPLLACNMDLMWMAEANSPRFGHGTFLVCLENIYKKITGRDLKYEALMGKPSELTYHFAEFLIRSQAEQRQWKLPITSLYAIGDNLMTDIYGANMYNRFLEERVARKNPKAVAKVAAATGSSATVPREEELDSLWESELALPSATSCKSILVCTGVYNPNAAVPSDANSCIKETVFHGHRDFRFDPALVEPGHIVKDVAEAVDLIFEQEKFVPQ